The following proteins are encoded in a genomic region of Musa acuminata AAA Group cultivar baxijiao chromosome BXJ2-11, Cavendish_Baxijiao_AAA, whole genome shotgun sequence:
- the LOC135626952 gene encoding ankyrin repeat-containing protein At5g02620-like: MDPRLEEAAYAGDLTLLRRLLQEDRLLLHRQAIAAAHLSDSPLHIAASLGHSDLVREILAVNPELAHGRNSEGLSALHLAAAQGHLSVVNELLQYAAAANLCLATDNDGFMPAHTAALRGRLDVLTVLLDACPESARAVTSQGDSILHLTVKSNSFETVQFLLNRAGENDELLNSGDAKGNTVLHLAVARKQLQTVKLLLGRRGIEVNATNMRGDTVLDMLLDSPCQHGDLLLGELIRAAGGRTTAEEGKTRPKSSPGDARASATVESHRSRPNRSEPKEKYNNKPETLMVVATLIATVTFAAGLNPPGGFKQKDDGGPTPPIAEVNFDESSSEGEAVLRDDLELFLLFDMFGLFASLSIILLLICCVPRQTKMVTGILKWILWLAVFSTALAFSTAIVRVFSYQLYTVILLMSWFGILSLFMIWVCFRAIRYLLRKGGCWKKNDGEGESQGGPTRAVAIRTKIVVGALMIIIFGVALIVNYLVFVYILNMSNNRII; the protein is encoded by the exons ATGGATCCGAGACTAGAGGAAGCAGCTTATGCGGGAGACCTCACTTTGTTGCGGCGTTTGCTACAAGAAGACCGGCTCCTGCTCCACAGGCAAGCCATCGCCGCGGCTCACCTGTCGGACAGCCCCCTCCACATCGCTGCATCGCTCGGCCACTCCGACCTGGTCCGGGAGATCCTCGCCGTAAACCCGGAGCTCGCGCATGGCCGCAACAGCGAAGGCCTTTCCGCCTTGCACCTGGCCGCTGCCCAAGGCCACTTATCCGTGGTGAACGAGCTGCTGCAGTACGCAGCCGCTGCCAATCTCTGCTTGGCGACCGACAACGATGGCTTCATGCCCGCCCACACTGCAGCCTTACGAGGCAGGCTTGATGTATTGACAGTGTTACTGGATGCGTGCCCGGAGTCCGCGCGAGCTGTGACATCGCAAGGTGACTCCATCCTTCATCTTACTGTGAAATCAAACAGCTTCGAGACCGTGCAGTTCTTGCTGAACAGAGCAGGTGAAAACGATGAGCTGCTCAACTCCGGAGATGCGAAAGGCAACACCGTCCTGCACCTTGCTGTGGCCAGAAAACAGCTCCAG ACCGTGAAGTTGCTTCTGGGACGGCGAGGTATCGAAGTTAACGCCACAAACATGAGAGGCGACACCGTCCTTGATATGCTACTGGATTCACCCTGCCAGCATGGAGATCTGTTGTTGGGAGAACTGATTCGAGCAGCAGGTGGAAGAACCACCGCAGAAGAAGGGAAGACTCGGCCGAAATCGTCACCGGGTGATGCCAGAGCCTCTGCCACTGTCGAGTCACACAGAAGCCGACCAAATCGTTCTGAACCTAAAGAAAAGTACAACAACAAACCAGAAACACTAATGGTGGTGGCGACGTTGATCGCCACCGTCACATTCGCAGCTGGGCTGAACCCCCCAGGTGGGTTTAAGCAGAAAGATGATGGTGGGCCGACTCCCCCCATTGCAGAAGTCAATTTTGATGAGAGTTCAAGTGAAGGGGAGGCAGTTCTAAGAGATGATCTCGAGTTATTCCTACTGTTCGACATGTTCGGGTTGTTTGCATCCTTGAGCATCATCCTCTTGTTGATATGTTGTGTGCCCAGACAGACTAAAATGGTGACGGGAATCCTAAAGTGGATTCTATGGCTGGCGGTGTTCTCGACGGCATTAGCATTCTCGACCGCCATTGTGCGAGTATTTTCCTATCAGCTCTACACTGTCATCCTTCTCATGAGTTGGTTCGGAATTCTCAGTCTCTTCATGATTTGGGTGTGCTTTAGAGCGATCAGATACTTGTTGCGCAAAGGTGGATGCTGGAAGAAGAATGATGGAGAAGGAGAAAGTCAGGGGGGGCCCACAAGGGCCGTTGCCATCCGCACGAAGATTGTGGTGGGCGCGttgatgataattatttttgGAGTGGCTCTTATTGTAAATTATTTAGTGTttgtttatatattaaatatgtcaaataatagaataatatga
- the LOC135626296 gene encoding ankyrin repeat-containing protein BDA1-like produces the protein MDPRLEEAAYAGDLTLLRRLLQEDRLLLHRQAIAAAHLSDSPLHIAASLGHSDLVREILTVNPELAHGRNREGLSALHLAAAQGHLSVVNELLQYAAAANLCLATDNDGFMPAHTAALRGRLDVLTVLLDACPESARAVTSQGDSIFHLTVKSNSFETVQFLLNRTDENDELLNSGDAKGNTVLHLAVARKQLQVGIPDPD, from the coding sequence ATGGATCCGAGACTAGAGGAAGCAGCTTATGCGGGAGACCTCACTTTGTTGCGGCGTTTGCTACAAGAAGACCGGCTCCTGCTCCACAGGCAAGCCATCGCCGCGGCTCACCTGTCGGACAGCCCCCTCCACATCGCTGCATCGCTCGGCCACTCCGACCTGGTCCGGGAGATCCTCACCGTAAACCCGGAGCTCGCGCATGGCCGCAACCGCGAAGGCCTTTCCGCCTTGCACCTGGCCGCTGCCCAAGGCCACTTATCCGTGGTGAACGAGCTGCTGCAGTACGCAGCCGCTGCCAATCTCTGCTTGGCGACCGACAACGATGGCTTCATGCCGGCCCACACTGCAGCCTTACGAGGCAGGCTTGATGTATTGACTGTGTTACTGGATGCGTGCCCGGAGTCCGCGCGAGCTGTGACATCGCAAGGTGACTCCATCTTTCATCTTACTGTGAAATCAAACAGCTTCGAGACCGTGCAGTTCTTGCTGAACAGAACGGATGAGAACGATGAGCTACTCAACTCTGGAGATGCGAAAGGCAACACCGTCCTGCACCTTGCTGTGGCCAGAAAACAGCTCCAGGTAGGTATTCCTGATCCCGATTAG
- the LOC108951755 gene encoding uncharacterized protein LOC108951755: MQTVKLLLGRRGIEVNATNMRGDTVLDMLLDSPFQHGDLLLGELIRAAGGRTAAEEGKTQPKSSPSDARASATVASHRSRPNRWNPFRRQARPSKDDRSPRKVLSELKERYNNKPATLMLVATLIATVTFQAGLNPPGGFKQKDDGGPTPPNMKGSSSEGEAVLKHGLKLFLLFDMFGLFASLSIILLLICCVPRKTKMVMGILKWILWLAVFSTALAFSTAIMRIFFYPPYTTILLLSWFGILSLFMVWVCFRAIRWLLRKGGCWKKKDGKGESQGGPKRAVAICTKIVVGVLIIILLGVFLIVNLVLFVYIATRSIKF; encoded by the coding sequence ATGCAGACCGTGAAGTTGCTTCTGGGAAGGCGAGGTATCGAAGTTAACGCCACAAACATGAGAGGCGACACCGTCCTTGATATGCTACTGGATTCACCCTTCCAACATGGAGATCTATTGTTGGGAGAACTGATTCGGGCAGCAGGTGGAAGAACCGCCGCAGAAGAAGGGAAGACTCAGCCGAAATCGTCACCGAGTGATGCCAGAGCCTCTGCCACTGTCGCGTCACACAGAAGCCGACCGAATCGTTGGAACCCCTTCCGACGCCAGGCTCGACCTTCTAAGGATGACCGCAGCCCCCGAAAAGTATTGTCTGAACTTAAAGAAAGGTACAACAACAAACCAGCAACACTAATGTTGGTGGCGACGTTGATCGCCACCGTCACATTCCAAGCTGGGCTAAACCCCCCTGGTGGGTTTAAGCAGAAAGATGATGGTGGGCCGACTCCCCCCAATATGAAGGGGAGTTCAAGTGAAGGGGAGGCAGTTCTAAAACATGGTCTCAAGTTATTCCTGCTGTTCGACATGTTCGGGTTGTTTGCATCCTTGAGCATCATCCTCTTGTTAATATGTTGTGTGCCCAGAAAGACGAAAATGGTGATGGGAATCCTAAAGTGGATTCTATGGCTGGCGGTGTTCTCGACGGCATTAGCATTCTCGACCGCCATTATGCGAATATTTTTCTATCCGCCCTACACTACCATCCTTCTCCTGAGTTGGTTCGGAATCCTCAGTCTCTTCATGGTTTGGGTGTGCTTTAGAGCGATCAGGTGGTTGTTGCGCAAAGGTGGATGctggaagaagaaagatggaaaaGGAGAAAGCCAGGGAGGCCCCAAAAGGGCCGTTGCCATCTGCACGAAGATTGTGGTGGGCGTGTTGATAATAATTCTTTTAGGAGTTTTTCTTATTGTAAATTTAGTACTGTTTGTTTATATAGCGACAAGGTCAATAAAATTCTGA
- the LOC135627462 gene encoding ankyrin repeat-containing protein BDA1-like, with product MDPRLEEAAYAGDLTLLRRLLQEDRLLLHRQAIAAAHLSDSPLHIAASLGHSDLVREILTVNPELAHGHNREGLSALHLAAAQGHLSVVNELLQYAAAANLCLATDNDGFMPAHTAALQGRLDVLTVLLDASPESARAVTSQGDSILHLTVKSNSFETVQFLLNRAGENDELLNSGDAKGNTVLHLAVARKQLQTVKLLLGRRGIEVNATNMRGNTVLDMLLDSPCQHGDLLLGELIRAAGGRTTAEEGKTQPKSSPSDARASATVTSHKSRPNRWHPFRRQARPSKDDRSPRKEWSEPKERYNNKPATLMVVATLIATITFEAGLNPPDGFKQKDDESSSEREAVKLFLLFDMFGLFASLSIILLLICCVPRQQKIVTGILKWILWLAVFSTAVAFSIAIVRMFSYQLSTVILLMSWFGILSLFMVWVCFRAIRCLLRKGGCWKKKDGEGESHGGPTRAVAIRTKIVVGLLIIILSGVFSFVNYLVFIYIVNRSIIE from the exons ATGGATCCGAGACTAGAGGAAGCAGCTTACGCGGGAGACCTCACTTTGTTGCGGCGTTTGCTACAAGAAGACCGGCTCCTGCTCCACAGGCAAGCCATCGCCGCGGCTCACCTGTCGGACAGCCCCCTCCACATCGCTGCATCGCTCGGCCACTCCGACCTGGTCCGGGAGATCCTCACCGTAAACCCGGAGCTCGCGCATGGCCACAACCGCGAAGGCCTTTCCGCATTGCACCTGGCCGCTGCCCAAGGCCACTTATCCGTGGTGAACGAGCTGCTGCAGTACGCAGCCGCTGCCAATCTCTGCTTGGCGACCGACAACGATGGCTTCATGCCCGCCCACACTGCAGCCTTACAAGGCAGGCTTGATGTATTGACAGTGTTACTGGATGCGAGCCCGGAGTCCGCGCGAGCTGTGACATCGCAAGGTGACTCCATCCTTCATCTTACTGTGAAATCAAACAGCTTCGAGACCGTGCAGTTCTTGCTGAACAGAGCTGGTGAAAACGATGAGCTGCTCAACTCCGGAGATGCGAAAGGCAACACCGTCCTGCACCTTGCTGTGGCCAGAAAACAGCTCCAG ACCGTGAAGTTGCTTCTGGGAAGACGAGGTATCGAAGTTAACGCCACAAACATGAGAGGCAACACCGTCCTTGATATGCTATTGGATTCACCCTGCCAACATGGAGATCTATTGTTGGGAGAACTGATTCGGGCAGCAGGTGGAAGAACCACCGCAGAAGAAGGGAAGACTCAGCCGAAATCGTCACCGAGCGATGCCAGAGCCTCGGCCACTGTCACGTCACACAAAAGCCGACCAAATCGTTGGCACCCCTTCCGACGCCAGGCTCGACCTTCTAAGGATGACCGCAGCCCCCGAAAAGAATGGTCTGAACCTAAAGAAAGGTACAACAACAAACCAGCAACACTAATGGTGGTGGCGACGTTGATCGCCACCATCACATTCGAAGCTGGGTTGAACCCCCCTGATGGGTTTAAGCAGAAAGATGATGAGAGTTCAAGTGAAAGGGAGGCAGTCAAGTTATTCCTACTGTTCGACATGTTCGGGTTGTTTGCATCCTTGAGCATCATTCTTTTGTTGATTTGTTGTGTGCCAAGACAGCAGAAAATTGTGACGGGAATCCTAAAGTGGATTCTATGGCTGGCGGTGTTCTCGACGGCAGTAGCATTCTCGATCGCCATTGTGCGAATGTTTTCCTATCAGCTCTCCACTGTCATCCTTCTCATGAGTTGGTTCGGAATTCTCAGTCTCTTCATGGTTTGGGTGTGCTTTAGAGCGATCAGGTGCTTGTTGCGCAAAGGTGGATGctggaagaagaaagatggagaagGAGAAAGCCACGGAGGCCCCACAAGGGCCGTTGCCATCCGCACGAAGATTGTGGTGGGCCTGTTGATAATAATTCTTTCAGGagtattttcttttgtaaattatttagtgtttatttatatagtaaataggtcaataatagaataa
- the LOC103970371 gene encoding uncharacterized protein LOC103970371 has product MFTSVAMRESIGGVATTTATEMMMVASTRGDLDLNDAPPPAYEYPVMEGLKHAMIQHEMVFKNQVRELHRLYWRQRSLMNEVYWKQYVPMSPHQQPAEKKAGDMRSCLPTVNWMGMKRTSSELHTNSLKSFDLHLPADRSIHDAAKGECVLGARHSSGFKAMADDAANPSHSRVTVSSEFCSVSRIWNESGHRLSEKCSHTEHQNERWQEQNIHSNAGLKEHGGFLSADFLTEKQQPKYKLLHIDLNVAQDDEPVDVFPNTVETFPSPSTSSSVVCHGDKLRISRSNKNEKESIVTVQPGLVCLGSENSREKSDNSLPHEARDSYPPSVQASVQSSNVTDNNWNYKEHIADNEVCGSGIRSSEECCKILAERFSRDYNGKTQGRTNGTVLTDFHCAGKKNIDSSAGQISFVAHSDNRKNASISSNNMENSYLHASPRNTSLPPNICGGLEDKETHNEGSDEDTVSSHAIAPDEKHRDELKQCPRGIMHNQLTGDSECTSKKKSVADHAVISNLENSVTTHSDSVMPEGICRKQVPNIEASSHTCIQDKPCNSKALPPKEDLARITKLDNIILKAAEMLLSMSSENPLHSLDQLANHGQAESEFTEGNDQPRSSDSFEIMTLKLPEEVTDVSSICATQIDNETRKDVCGVRLRRGTRLRDFQKDILPGMVSLSRHEICEDLYAIKHEFRKKRSRKVLEDNWLRPVRSRRSSLYNVSKRR; this is encoded by the exons ATGTTTACATCAGTGGCTATGCGTGAGAGCATTGGTGGTGTGGCGACGACGACGGCGACGGAGATGATGATGGTGGCGTCGACAAGAGGAGATTTGGACCTGAACGACGCGCCACCGCCGGCCTACGAGTACCCTGTGATGGAAGGATTGAAGCACGCCATGATTCAGCATGAGATGGTGTTTAAGAACCAG GTGCGGGAGCTCCATCGACTGTACTGGAGGCAGAGGAGTTTGATGAACGAGGTTTACTGGAAACAGTATGTTCCGATGTCACCCCACCAGCAACCGGCAGAGAAGAAAGCCGGTGACATGCGATCTTGCTTGCCTACG GTGAATTGGATGGGGATGAAGAGAACTTCTTCAGAATTACACACCAACAGTCTCAAGAGCTTTGACCTTCATCTTCCTGCGGATCGAAGTATTCATGATGCTGCCAAAGGGGAATGTGTTCTTGGTGCAAGGCATTCATCTGGTTTCAAAGCAATGGCAGATGATGCTGCAAATCCGAGTCATTCTCGAGTCACTGTTTCATCTGAATTTTGTTCAGTGAGCAGAATCTGGAATGAGTCTGGTCATAGGCTGTCAGAGAAATGTTCCCATACGGAGCATCAAAATGAGAGATGGCAAGAACAGAACATCCACTCAAATGCTG GATTAAAAGAACATGGAGGCTTTCTTTCTGCTGATTTTCTCACTGAGAAGCAACAACCAAAATACAAACTTTTGCACATTGACCTGAATGTAGCTCAAGATGATGAACCTGTCGATGTTTTTCCAAATACAGTAGAAACATTTCCTTCTCCATCCACAAGTTCATCAGTTGTTTGCCATGGAGATAAATTGAGAATTTCAAGAAGCAATAAGAATGAAAAAGAATCCATTGTCACGGTTCAGCCTGGTCTTGTTTGTCTTGGTTCAGAAAACTCAAGGGAAAAGAGTGATAACTCTTTGCCTCATGAAGCTAGAGATTCTTATCCTCCTTCAGTGCAAGCATCGGTACAAAGTAGTAATGTTACAGACAATAATTGGAACTACAAAGAACACATTGCTGACAATGAAGTTTGCGGATCTGGCATCAGGAGCTCTGAAGAATGTTGCAAAATTTTGGCGGAAAGATTTTCTAGGGACTACAATGGGAAAACTCAGGGCAGGACTAATGGAACAGTTCTTACAGACTTCCATTGTGCTGGAAAGAAAAATATTGACTCATCAGCTGGTCAGATTAGCTTTGTTGCACATAGTGATAACAGAAAGAATGCCTCAATTTCCAGCAATAATATGGAAAACAGCTACTTACATGCATCTCCCAGGAATACCAGTCTGCCACCAAATATATGCGGAGGATTGGAAGATAAGGAGACACATAACGAAGGGAGTGATGAAGATACTGTTTCAAGTCACGCCATAGCTCCAGATGAAAAGCATCGAGATGAACTTAAACAGTGTCCTCGTGGGATTATGCACAATCAATTAACTGGAGACAGTGAATGTACCTCGAAGAAGAAAAGTGTAGCAGATCATGCAGTTATCTCCAATTTAGAGAATTCTGTAACTACTCACTCGGACTCAGTAATGCCTGAAGGGATTTGCAGGAAACAAGTTCCAAATATTGAAGCCTCCAGCCATACCTGCATACAGGACAAACCATGCAATTCTAAGGCATTACCACCTAAAGAAGATCTAGCTCGAATCACAAAACTGGATAATATTATTTTGAAGGCAGCTGAAATGCTTCTATCTATGTCTTCAGAGAACCCACTACATTCCTTAGATCAATTGGCTAACCATGGGCAGGCAGAATCTGAATTCACTGAAGGCAATGATCAGCCTCGGTCTTCTGATTCTTTTGAAATAATGACTCTCAAGCTGCCGGAGGAGGTCACGGATGTTAGCTCAATCTGTGCTACACAAATCGACAACGAAACAAGGAAGGACGTATGTGGTGTTAGGCTACGTAGGGGAACACGATTACGGGATTTCCAAAAGGATATATTGCCAGGTATGGTCTCTCTTTCTAGGCATGAGATCTGTGAAGATCTTTATGCCATTAAGCATGAGTTTAGGAAGAAGAGATCTCGCAAGGTGCTTGAGGATAATTGGTTGCGTCCCGTAAGGAGTAGGCGCTCGAGTCTCTACAATGTCAGCAAGAGGCGCTGA